In Myxococcus stipitatus, the following are encoded in one genomic region:
- a CDS encoding PQQ-dependent sugar dehydrogenase, which yields MRILSMPLIVATLLVGCSEDPEPKSPDSGASQQDAGVPGDDAGVPGDDAGVPGDDAGVPERDAGVPEEPLPSGPPVPQGPPNVPEFDPAFPGQTRVPAIQTKTPIQVTEIASGFRNPWAIAFLPDQRMLVTEKATGSLYIVTQQGTKSPKVSGLPAVDARGQGGLLDVEVGPDYATSQLIYWTYSEPRSGGNGLAVARARLVDDAQPRVENVQVIFRMMPTLESTMHSGGRLVFTPDGKLFVTLGERSILAGRAQAQDVKSHFGKVVRINPDGTVPQDNPYRNNPNAKPEIWSIGHRNVLAAALDSQNRLWTVEMGPQGGDEVNLTEAGKDYGWPTIGYGEEYSGAPIHTSPQAPGMEQPVYYWDPVIAPSGMTIYSGTLFPEWKNNMFIGGLAAQTLVRLMMRNDRVVGEEHLLKNLNARIREVVQGPDGALYLLTDATNGKLLKLTPQ from the coding sequence ATGCGCATACTGTCGATGCCCCTCATCGTCGCCACCCTCCTGGTCGGTTGCAGCGAAGATCCAGAACCCAAATCACCAGACTCGGGCGCCTCGCAGCAGGACGCGGGTGTTCCTGGAGATGACGCCGGTGTCCCTGGAGATGACGCGGGCGTCCCTGGAGATGACGCGGGTGTCCCTGAGCGCGACGCGGGTGTCCCTGAAGAGCCGCTCCCCAGCGGCCCCCCGGTTCCGCAGGGCCCGCCCAACGTGCCCGAGTTCGATCCAGCCTTCCCCGGGCAGACGCGGGTCCCCGCCATCCAGACGAAGACACCCATCCAGGTCACTGAGATTGCCTCGGGCTTCAGGAACCCCTGGGCCATCGCCTTCCTGCCTGACCAGCGCATGCTGGTGACGGAGAAGGCCACGGGCTCGCTCTACATCGTCACGCAGCAGGGCACGAAGTCCCCCAAGGTCAGCGGCCTGCCCGCCGTGGATGCACGCGGTCAGGGCGGGTTGCTCGACGTGGAGGTAGGCCCGGACTACGCAACGAGCCAGCTCATCTACTGGACCTATTCCGAGCCTCGTTCGGGCGGCAACGGCCTGGCGGTGGCGCGCGCGCGCCTCGTGGACGACGCACAGCCCCGCGTGGAGAACGTCCAGGTCATCTTCCGCATGATGCCCACGCTCGAGTCGACGATGCACTCGGGGGGACGGCTGGTGTTCACCCCGGACGGCAAGCTGTTCGTCACGCTCGGGGAGCGCTCCATCCTCGCGGGCCGTGCCCAGGCGCAGGACGTGAAGAGCCACTTCGGCAAGGTGGTCCGCATCAATCCCGACGGCACCGTGCCCCAGGACAATCCCTACCGGAACAACCCGAATGCGAAGCCGGAGATATGGTCCATCGGTCACCGCAATGTCCTGGCCGCGGCGCTCGACAGCCAGAACCGGCTGTGGACGGTGGAGATGGGTCCGCAGGGCGGTGACGAGGTCAATCTCACCGAGGCGGGCAAGGACTACGGCTGGCCCACCATCGGGTACGGGGAGGAGTACTCCGGCGCGCCCATCCACACGAGCCCCCAGGCTCCGGGCATGGAGCAACCGGTGTACTACTGGGACCCGGTGATTGCCCCCTCGGGGATGACCATCTACTCCGGGACCCTGTTCCCCGAATGGAAGAACAACATGTTCATCGGCGGCCTGGCGGCCCAGACACTGGTGCGCCTCATGATGCGCAATGACCGCGTGGTGGGCGAGGAGCACCTCCTCAAGAACCTGAACGCGCGCATCCGCGAGGTGGTGCAGGGTCCCGACGGCGCCCTCTACCTGCTCACCGACGCCACCAACGGCAAGCTGCTCAAGCTCACGCCGCAATGA
- a CDS encoding LysR family transcriptional regulator — translation MPGNHEALWTLWEVSRAGTHAAAAARLGITASAVGQQLKALEQRVGVALFERVGRGARLTPAGTALVAKLGEHLPALDAALEEAAEAQRAVRGEVSLAGPWPFFRYWLRPRLPNLMERHPELRLEVRFDVPSRVSRRLVEGELDLGIVGLLPDAPGLEVHPVAQERFVAVASRAYLKRWGTPKSARDFAAHRFIAFDSDLAMLGPWWRSAFGPKEPLPSRVVCRIANLDEMLALTEAGAGMTVLPDYLVEPALNEGRVVSIHPDPRRRSARQPSGTLYVAWRRAAAPTARFLAVRDWLLAQT, via the coding sequence ATGCCTGGCAATCACGAAGCGCTCTGGACACTGTGGGAGGTCAGCCGCGCGGGGACCCATGCCGCCGCCGCGGCGCGGCTGGGCATCACCGCCTCCGCGGTGGGACAGCAGCTCAAGGCGCTGGAGCAGCGCGTGGGCGTCGCGCTGTTCGAACGGGTGGGCAGAGGCGCGCGGCTCACCCCCGCCGGGACGGCCCTGGTCGCGAAGCTGGGTGAGCACCTGCCCGCCTTGGATGCCGCGCTGGAGGAAGCCGCGGAGGCCCAGCGCGCGGTGCGCGGCGAGGTGAGCCTGGCCGGCCCCTGGCCCTTCTTCCGGTACTGGCTTCGCCCGCGCCTGCCGAACCTCATGGAGCGCCACCCCGAGCTTCGGCTGGAGGTCCGCTTCGATGTGCCCAGCCGCGTCTCACGTCGGCTCGTGGAGGGGGAGCTGGACCTGGGCATCGTGGGCCTCCTGCCCGACGCACCGGGGCTGGAGGTCCACCCGGTGGCGCAAGAGCGGTTCGTCGCCGTGGCCTCGCGCGCCTATCTCAAGCGATGGGGAACCCCCAAGAGCGCACGCGACTTCGCGGCCCATCGCTTCATCGCCTTCGACTCCGACCTCGCGATGCTGGGCCCCTGGTGGCGCTCGGCCTTCGGGCCCAAGGAGCCGCTCCCCTCGCGTGTGGTGTGCCGCATCGCCAACCTGGATGAGATGCTGGCCCTGACCGAGGCGGGCGCGGGCATGACGGTGCTACCGGACTATCTGGTCGAGCCCGCGCTGAACGAGGGACGCGTGGTGAGCATCCATCCCGACCCCCGTCGGCGCTCCGCTCGGCAACCCTCCGGTACGCTGTACGTCGCCTGGCGCCGCGCGGCGGCTCCCACGGCGCGGTTCCTCGCCGTTCGCGATTGGCTGCTCGCGCAGACCTGA
- a CDS encoding alpha/beta hydrolase, which translates to MSVNILLVHGAWADGSNWSRVIPLLLSQGFHVTAVQNPLTSLADDVANTRRILAQQRGPTLLVGHSYGGAVITEAGNDSELVTGLVYIAAFAPDAGEGLGDLLGRGKPPPGGANIYPDPDGFLWIKQEAFRESFAQDLGEMEARVLGVTQRPISGRCFSDKVSRPAWKVKPCWYQVSEQDRMIPPDTERFMAQRMGATVRSLPTSHASLVSQPAEVSKLILEAAASAEAGAGASVH; encoded by the coding sequence ATGTCCGTGAACATTCTGCTGGTGCATGGGGCGTGGGCGGATGGCTCCAACTGGAGCCGTGTCATTCCCTTGCTGTTGTCACAAGGTTTTCATGTCACGGCGGTGCAGAACCCGCTGACCTCGCTCGCCGACGACGTGGCGAACACTCGGCGCATCCTGGCCCAGCAACGGGGGCCGACGCTGCTCGTCGGCCACTCCTATGGTGGCGCCGTCATCACCGAGGCGGGCAATGACTCGGAGCTCGTCACGGGGCTGGTCTACATCGCGGCCTTCGCTCCCGACGCGGGTGAAGGTTTGGGGGACTTGCTGGGCCGAGGCAAGCCTCCTCCGGGCGGCGCCAACATCTACCCGGACCCCGATGGCTTCTTGTGGATCAAACAGGAGGCCTTCCGCGAGAGCTTCGCGCAGGACCTGGGGGAGATGGAGGCGCGGGTGCTCGGTGTCACCCAGCGGCCCATCTCCGGGCGCTGCTTCAGTGACAAGGTGAGCCGGCCCGCATGGAAGGTGAAGCCCTGCTGGTACCAGGTCTCCGAGCAGGACCGGATGATTCCTCCCGACACGGAGCGCTTCATGGCGCAGCGCATGGGGGCGACGGTGCGCTCACTGCCGACGAGCCATGCTTCGCTCGTGTCGCAGCCCGCGGAGGTGTCCAAGCTCATCCTGGAGGCCGCCGCCAGCGCCGAGGCCGGCGCGGGTGCCAGCGTGCACTGA
- a CDS encoding YjhX family toxin: MNVSRKELRVLNVLAQGGRILKHKDENGRLTHVACVTPEGWQLSLCTLDVFQALKRRKLIASQNGGPYLITRLGLQALSASEQQR, from the coding sequence GTGAACGTCTCACGCAAGGAGCTGCGCGTGCTGAACGTGCTGGCTCAGGGCGGGCGGATTCTGAAGCACAAGGATGAAAACGGGCGGCTGACCCATGTGGCGTGTGTCACGCCCGAGGGCTGGCAGCTTTCGCTCTGCACCCTCGACGTCTTCCAGGCGCTGAAGCGGCGCAAGCTCATCGCCTCCCAGAATGGCGGGCCGTATCTCATCACCCGGCTGGGCTTGCAGGCGCTCAGCGCCAGCGAACAACAGCGCTAG
- a CDS encoding FAD-dependent monooxygenase, which yields MNPSRTQGRETPYDVIIAGAGPVGLFLACELRLAKLDVLVLEQSADARSPLKQLPFGLRGLWGPSIEAFYRRGLLDALAEQPQDRGGNRFKLRRAISDTSGPAGHFASLQFDFAHIDPSRWTYRIPGPADMQLGSELAHIERVLTERASALGVELRFGQGVSGFEASDEEVVVHAGEQRFAARYLVGRDGGSSRVRKQGGFEFVGTEPEFTGYSVHVDLAEPEMLPLGAHITEVGRYQQWQPGVVAAFEFDGGAFHRTQPITLEHVQAMLRRVSGKEVSITARSMQSTTYRKGRVLLAGDSAHIHSPLGGQGLNLGLGDAMNLGWKLAATVRGDAPEGLLDTYTAERHPIGERILDWTRAQVALMRPRSSALQAIVRDLMETRDGATYFAERLWGLSLRYDLGEAHPRAGRSSPDFEFDDGTRLGALLRDGQGVLLDFDRQFEALEGHWGHRVSYVTRDAKARLGVFALRIRPDGFVAWASDTTATPEEVTRAAARWFDQVGRNQRGAARRPVGPSWA from the coding sequence ATGAATCCAAGTCGGACCCAAGGCCGCGAGACGCCCTATGATGTCATCATCGCGGGTGCGGGTCCGGTCGGGTTGTTCCTCGCATGCGAGCTGCGGCTCGCGAAGCTCGACGTGCTCGTGCTCGAGCAATCGGCCGATGCACGCTCACCGTTGAAGCAGCTGCCCTTCGGACTCCGGGGACTCTGGGGCCCGAGCATCGAGGCTTTCTATCGGCGTGGCCTGCTGGACGCGCTCGCGGAGCAGCCGCAAGACCGGGGTGGCAACCGCTTCAAGCTCCGCCGCGCCATCTCGGACACGAGCGGCCCGGCGGGTCACTTCGCGAGCCTCCAGTTCGACTTCGCCCATATCGACCCATCGCGGTGGACGTACCGCATCCCCGGGCCCGCCGACATGCAGTTGGGGAGCGAGCTGGCGCACATCGAGCGCGTCCTCACCGAACGCGCGAGTGCGCTCGGCGTCGAGCTTCGGTTCGGCCAGGGTGTCAGCGGGTTCGAGGCCTCGGACGAGGAAGTCGTCGTTCACGCGGGAGAGCAGCGCTTCGCGGCGCGCTATCTCGTGGGCCGCGATGGGGGGAGCAGCCGGGTCCGCAAGCAGGGAGGCTTCGAGTTCGTCGGCACCGAGCCCGAGTTCACGGGCTACTCGGTCCATGTCGACCTCGCCGAGCCGGAGATGCTCCCCTTGGGGGCACACATCACGGAGGTCGGCAGATATCAGCAGTGGCAGCCGGGGGTGGTCGCGGCGTTCGAGTTCGACGGTGGCGCGTTCCATCGCACCCAGCCCATCACGCTCGAGCACGTGCAGGCGATGCTCCGGCGCGTGTCGGGGAAGGAGGTGAGCATCACCGCCCGCTCGATGCAGTCCACCACCTATCGCAAGGGGCGCGTGCTGCTCGCGGGTGACTCCGCGCACATCCATTCGCCACTCGGTGGGCAGGGGCTCAACCTGGGACTGGGCGATGCGATGAACCTCGGCTGGAAGCTCGCGGCCACGGTCCGTGGCGATGCACCGGAGGGGTTGCTCGACACCTATACGGCCGAACGGCATCCCATCGGCGAGCGCATCCTGGACTGGACCCGAGCGCAGGTCGCCCTGATGCGGCCAAGGTCCAGCGCCCTCCAGGCCATCGTCCGCGACCTGATGGAGACCCGCGACGGCGCGACATACTTCGCCGAGCGGCTCTGGGGGCTCTCGCTTCGCTACGACCTGGGTGAAGCGCATCCACGGGCGGGGCGGAGTTCCCCGGACTTCGAGTTCGATGATGGCACGAGGCTCGGCGCGCTGTTGCGGGATGGCCAGGGTGTGCTGCTGGACTTCGACAGACAATTCGAGGCGCTCGAAGGTCATTGGGGCCACCGGGTGAGCTACGTGACGCGCGATGCGAAGGCGCGCCTCGGCGTCTTCGCGTTGCGCATCCGCCCGGATGGCTTCGTGGCGTGGGCGAGCGACACGACGGCGACGCCCGAAGAGGTGACGCGTGCGGCCGCACGGTGGTTCGACCAGGTCGGGCGAAACCAGCGCGGCGCGGCTCGCCGCCCCGTCGGTCCCTCGTGGGCATAG
- a CDS encoding CHAP domain-containing protein codes for MGNGVSLQKYTPVRVASFIPGFGASTGSAPSKGAPPSSPVGFSPVDSFEGSAKTKSAAGAKAPASSDKTGQKLVDIAKKQEGYKEGPGNSNKFTQAMTGKKGQAWCADFVSWVAKEAGLKSPRSSSVGGIVGQLKKQDTWKGKKNPQPGDAIAFNRPGTSRWDDHVGIISKVHYKTVEKNGKKTQVPVSVDVISGNSGSKTDGVYTRKKIPLSNPDIVGWGSMAKPKKK; via the coding sequence ATGGGCAACGGCGTCTCTCTACAGAAGTACACCCCCGTTCGTGTTGCTTCATTCATCCCGGGTTTCGGCGCCTCGACGGGAAGCGCTCCCTCCAAGGGGGCGCCTCCGTCGAGCCCCGTGGGGTTCTCTCCCGTGGACTCCTTCGAGGGGAGCGCCAAGACGAAGAGCGCCGCAGGGGCGAAGGCTCCTGCCTCGTCCGACAAGACGGGACAGAAGCTCGTCGACATCGCCAAGAAGCAGGAGGGCTACAAGGAGGGCCCCGGCAACTCCAACAAGTTCACCCAGGCCATGACGGGCAAGAAGGGCCAGGCCTGGTGCGCGGACTTCGTGAGCTGGGTCGCGAAGGAGGCGGGCCTGAAGTCGCCCCGCTCTTCCAGCGTGGGAGGCATCGTCGGCCAACTGAAGAAGCAAGACACGTGGAAGGGAAAGAAGAACCCTCAGCCGGGTGATGCCATCGCCTTCAACAGGCCCGGCACCAGCCGATGGGACGACCACGTCGGCATCATCAGCAAGGTCCACTACAAGACCGTCGAGAAGAACGGCAAGAAGACCCAGGTCCCCGTCAGCGTGGATGTCATCTCCGGCAACTCGGGCAGCAAGACCGACGGCGTCTACACGCGGAAGAAGATTCCCCTGAGCAACCCGGACATCGTCGGCTGGGGCTCCATGGCGAAGCCCAAGAAGAAGTGA
- a CDS encoding YnfA family protein: MLPRTFGLFVVTALAEIVGCYLPYLWLREGKSAWLLVPAAASLAAFAWLLTLHPTGAARTYAAYGGVYIAVALAWLWWVEGERPTAWDVVGACVAILGMAIIVLGPRK, encoded by the coding sequence GTGCTGCCGCGTACCTTCGGACTCTTCGTCGTCACGGCCCTGGCCGAAATCGTGGGCTGCTATCTGCCCTATCTGTGGCTGCGTGAAGGCAAGTCCGCGTGGCTGCTGGTGCCGGCGGCGGCGAGCCTGGCCGCGTTCGCGTGGCTGTTGACGCTGCATCCCACCGGCGCCGCGCGCACGTATGCCGCGTATGGCGGCGTGTACATCGCGGTGGCGCTGGCGTGGTTGTGGTGGGTGGAGGGTGAGCGGCCCACGGCCTGGGATGTCGTGGGGGCGTGCGTGGCCATCCTGGGGATGGCCATCATCGTGCTGGGGCCTCGGAAGTAG
- a CDS encoding cation diffusion facilitator family transporter, giving the protein MSGSHNHAHAHGAPTHGRAFAVGIGLNLAFVAVEATFGFLSDSLALLADAGHNLSDILGLVLAWGASVLARRRPTERHTYGLRSSSILAALLNGLLLLVAVGGISWEAIRRLGEPAPVASGTVMLVASVGIVINTATALMFWKGRKNDLNIRGAFLHMAADAGVSLAVVLAGALIYFTGWLWMDPVVTLLIAALIFFSTWGLLKDSVNLALHAVPENIDMTAVRERLSKAPGVAQVHDLHVWAMSTTEAALTAHLVVRDAQVNDQLVSQLKKRLHDEFGIHHVTLQLEAVTLSDCCQLAPM; this is encoded by the coding sequence ATGTCCGGCTCCCACAATCATGCGCATGCGCATGGAGCTCCCACCCACGGCCGGGCCTTCGCCGTGGGCATTGGCCTCAACCTGGCCTTCGTCGCCGTGGAGGCCACCTTCGGCTTCCTCTCCGACTCGCTGGCGCTGCTCGCGGATGCCGGCCACAACCTGAGCGATATCCTCGGACTCGTGCTCGCGTGGGGAGCCAGCGTCCTGGCCCGCCGCAGACCGACCGAGCGCCACACCTACGGCCTGCGCAGCTCCTCCATCCTCGCGGCCCTGCTCAACGGACTCCTGCTCCTGGTCGCCGTGGGCGGCATCTCCTGGGAGGCCATCCGAAGGCTCGGTGAGCCCGCCCCGGTCGCCAGCGGCACCGTCATGCTGGTGGCCAGTGTGGGTATCGTCATCAACACCGCCACCGCGCTCATGTTCTGGAAGGGCCGCAAGAACGACCTCAACATCCGAGGCGCCTTCCTCCACATGGCCGCCGACGCGGGTGTGTCGCTCGCCGTCGTCCTGGCCGGCGCGCTCATCTACTTCACCGGTTGGCTGTGGATGGACCCGGTGGTGACGCTCCTCATCGCCGCCCTCATCTTCTTCAGCACCTGGGGACTCTTGAAGGACTCGGTCAACCTCGCGTTGCATGCCGTGCCGGAGAACATCGACATGACCGCGGTGCGTGAGCGGCTCAGCAAGGCGCCCGGTGTCGCGCAGGTGCATGACCTGCACGTGTGGGCCATGAGCACGACCGAGGCCGCGCTCACCGCGCACCTCGTCGTTCGCGATGCCCAGGTGAACGACCAGCTCGTGAGCCAGTTGAAGAAACGGCTGCACGACGAGTTCGGTATCCACCACGTCACGCTGCAACTCGAGGCAGTCACCCTGTCGGACTGCTGCCAGCTTGCTCCCATGTAG
- a CDS encoding TolC family protein: protein MSVLFPSLRLGSLLLLVATPALAARPLTMEQSVALALERSPRLIAQKAEVASAQAQLSGASLLAQTNPALQAAVGPRFRGTESTLIDVNVGISQQLELFGQRGARKDAAAATVSASKARMAALQVDLAAEVREAFGKALAVEQELQLAQDALALAEEGRQAAEERLKAGAASRIEVNTARVELGRAQKERARAEQQRTQTLAELRLLLGLEPTEELAPQGALPTEAASLPALAELMQQATAQRADLKAATAEVEAAEAEVRLARKEALPRPSLGISYGREEGNDIIQGTLGIDLPLFNRNQAAKGISSARERAARETLAATERFVRSEVELAFNRYRTAQAGAAVFGGDVLAALQENLKLVTEAYRAGKVDFLQLLIIRREALAARLGYIEALEELNTAEAQLKKVVGAIQ, encoded by the coding sequence GTGAGCGTCCTGTTCCCATCCCTACGACTCGGCAGTCTGCTCCTGCTCGTCGCGACACCGGCCCTCGCGGCCCGCCCGCTGACGATGGAGCAATCCGTTGCACTCGCCCTTGAACGCAGCCCCCGGCTCATCGCCCAGAAGGCCGAAGTGGCGTCGGCCCAGGCCCAGCTCTCGGGGGCCTCACTCCTCGCGCAGACCAACCCCGCGCTGCAAGCCGCCGTTGGCCCTCGCTTCCGCGGAACGGAGAGCACCCTCATCGACGTCAACGTGGGCATCAGCCAACAACTGGAGCTCTTCGGCCAACGAGGTGCTCGCAAGGACGCCGCGGCCGCGACGGTGTCCGCGAGCAAGGCCCGCATGGCGGCCCTCCAGGTGGACCTCGCCGCCGAGGTCCGCGAGGCCTTCGGCAAGGCCCTGGCCGTCGAGCAGGAGCTCCAGCTCGCCCAGGATGCACTCGCGCTCGCGGAGGAAGGACGCCAGGCCGCCGAGGAGCGGCTGAAGGCCGGCGCCGCCTCTCGCATCGAGGTGAACACCGCGCGGGTGGAGCTGGGCCGCGCGCAGAAGGAGCGGGCCCGCGCGGAGCAGCAGCGGACCCAGACCCTGGCGGAGCTGCGGCTCCTCTTGGGGCTCGAGCCCACCGAGGAGCTGGCCCCGCAAGGCGCGCTCCCCACCGAGGCCGCCTCGCTGCCCGCGCTCGCCGAGCTCATGCAACAGGCGACCGCGCAACGCGCGGACCTGAAGGCGGCCACGGCCGAGGTGGAGGCCGCGGAGGCGGAGGTCAGACTCGCCAGGAAGGAAGCCCTCCCCCGCCCGAGCCTCGGCATCAGCTACGGCCGCGAGGAGGGCAACGACATCATCCAGGGGACCCTGGGCATCGACCTGCCCCTCTTCAATCGCAACCAGGCCGCGAAGGGCATCAGCTCCGCGCGGGAACGCGCGGCGCGAGAGACCCTGGCCGCCACCGAGCGCTTCGTGCGCTCCGAGGTGGAGCTGGCCTTCAATCGCTATCGCACCGCGCAGGCCGGAGCGGCCGTGTTCGGCGGCGACGTGCTGGCCGCGCTTCAGGAGAACCTGAAGCTCGTCACCGAGGCGTACCGTGCCGGCAAGGTCGACTTCCTCCAATTGCTCATCATCCGGCGCGAAGCCCTCGCCGCACGCCTTGGCTACATCGAGGCGCTCGAGGAACTGAACACCGCCGAAGCCCAACTCAAGAAGGTCGTGGGAGCCATTCAATGA
- a CDS encoding efflux RND transporter periplasmic adaptor subunit produces MNPFTHLSVLLATALMLTGCSEKKSSARAADLEPATAHVGKEKEKDHDHEEGESHGKPGGDDHGDEGHEEVITLTPEATRAAGLELARAESKPLVSGISVPARITFTQGGVAKVASRVPGRIDTLVVSLGQKVKKGQVLGHLDSPELGQARADYLSAATKARVAEANFRRESDLLAKGITSEREMREAESAFVTAQAERNAADGRLHALGMSDGDIATLRANEHYSSRFPAVSPIQGTVVEIQGTVGQAVEPTTTLFTVADLSELWVLLDITESQLSRVREGQSVELTVQALPGQRFTGQVSHIGDIVDEKTRTIPVRVVVANTEGALKPGMFAQAEIATTAATAETPEANARLIVPREAVQTVGTKQVVFIPAGEHRFKPVEVRTGRGSSLEMEVLSGLEAGASIVAKGAFILKSELSKESMGEGHSH; encoded by the coding sequence ATGAACCCGTTCACGCATCTGTCCGTCCTGCTGGCCACCGCCCTGATGCTGACGGGCTGCTCCGAGAAGAAGTCGTCCGCGCGCGCGGCTGACCTCGAGCCCGCCACCGCGCACGTGGGCAAGGAGAAGGAGAAGGACCACGACCACGAGGAGGGAGAGTCCCACGGCAAGCCCGGCGGCGACGACCACGGCGACGAGGGACATGAGGAAGTCATCACCCTCACCCCCGAGGCCACTCGCGCCGCGGGGCTGGAGCTGGCGCGCGCCGAGTCCAAGCCGCTGGTCAGCGGCATCAGCGTCCCGGCGCGCATCACCTTCACGCAAGGCGGCGTCGCCAAGGTCGCCTCGCGTGTCCCAGGGCGGATTGACACGCTCGTCGTCTCGCTGGGTCAGAAGGTGAAGAAGGGCCAGGTGCTGGGACATCTGGACAGTCCGGAGCTGGGCCAGGCGCGAGCGGACTACCTCTCCGCCGCCACCAAGGCGCGCGTGGCGGAGGCCAACTTCCGCCGCGAGTCGGACCTGCTCGCCAAGGGCATCACCAGCGAGCGCGAGATGCGCGAGGCGGAGAGCGCCTTCGTCACCGCCCAGGCGGAGCGCAACGCGGCGGACGGCCGGCTGCACGCGCTGGGAATGTCCGACGGAGACATCGCCACGCTGCGCGCCAACGAGCACTACAGCTCCCGCTTCCCCGCCGTCAGCCCCATCCAAGGCACGGTCGTGGAGATTCAAGGCACCGTGGGTCAGGCGGTGGAGCCCACCACCACGCTCTTCACCGTCGCCGACCTCTCGGAGCTCTGGGTGCTGCTCGACATCACCGAGAGCCAGCTGTCACGCGTCCGCGAGGGGCAGTCCGTGGAGCTCACCGTGCAGGCGCTCCCGGGTCAGCGCTTCACCGGACAGGTGAGCCACATCGGCGACATCGTCGATGAGAAGACGCGCACCATCCCGGTCCGAGTGGTGGTGGCCAACACCGAAGGGGCGCTCAAGCCCGGCATGTTCGCGCAGGCGGAGATTGCCACCACGGCCGCCACGGCGGAGACACCCGAGGCGAACGCGCGGCTCATCGTCCCCCGGGAAGCGGTGCAGACGGTGGGGACGAAGCAGGTCGTGTTCATCCCCGCGGGTGAGCATCGGTTCAAGCCCGTCGAGGTGCGCACGGGCCGCGGTTCCTCGCTCGAGATGGAAGTCCTGTCGGGGCTCGAAGCGGGCGCGTCCATCGTCGCGAAGGGCGCGTTCATCCTCAAGTCCGAGCTCTCCAAGGAGAGCATGGGCGAAGGCCACTCTCACTAG